TTTGATGCGGTATAAGGAAAATATCAATCAAAAACGGATGGAAGCCCTTGATGAACTGACAGCACAAGCCCAAGCATTAAATCTGGGCTACGATTAGCCGTTATGCCCTCATCTTTGACTGTTTTGTATGATGCCAGCGTTCTCTATCCTGCTCCCTTACGAGATTTACTCATGCAGTTGGCGCTTACAGATCTCTATCGCGCCCGTTGGACAGAACAAATCCATGAAGAATGGATAAGAAACCTTTTAAAGAATCGTCCCGATTTAACCCGAACCCAACTCAATCATACTCGTCAGTTGATGAATCGTCATGTTCCAGATTGTCTCATTAAAAACTATGAGGAGTTAATCCCAGCACTCACTTTACCCGATCCTGATGATCGCCATGTTTTAGCAGCAGCCATCAAAGGAGAGGTTGATGTCATTGTGACCATGAACTTAAGGGATTTTCCAGCTTCTGTACTCACTCGATATGAAATGGAAGCACAGCATCCTGATGACTTTATTATAGATTTAATTGACTTAGATTTTTATGCAGTCGTGGAAGCGGTTAAAGCCTGCCATGCCCGTCTCAAAAATCCTCCCAAATCCGTTGACGAGTATCTTTACATTCTCACCAAACAGCAACTTGCTGTCAGTGTTTCCCGACTACGCAAATTAT
This window of the Euhalothece natronophila Z-M001 genome carries:
- a CDS encoding PIN domain-containing protein codes for the protein MPSSLTVLYDASVLYPAPLRDLLMQLALTDLYRARWTEQIHEEWIRNLLKNRPDLTRTQLNHTRQLMNRHVPDCLIKNYEELIPALTLPDPDDRHVLAAAIKGEVDVIVTMNLRDFPASVLTRYEMEAQHPDDFIIDLIDLDFYAVVEAVKACHARLKNPPKSVDEYLYILTKQQLAVSVSRLRKLWFQV